A single window of Microbispora hainanensis DNA harbors:
- a CDS encoding M1 family metallopeptidase, which produces MTSSRSRRAVRLGGAALAAALLATTQATTALAAPGKPGEPRFSAGAPSLGDPYFPDQGNGGYDVQHYDVTFSYDPATKVMDATTVITAVATQDLDQFDLDFRGPEITSLKVGKHPADFRRDGQELVVTPRPKLKAGETFTVTVTYAGTPPVVTDPDGSIEGWVPTDDGAFVPGEPQGAPAWLPSNDSPTDKATFTFHATVPEGVTVVGNGRLVSKTTAKGKTTFVWDSAEPMATYLATVTLGNFTVNETTTPSGIPVYTAVDPRLEAQSAAAVARIPDILEFFSSIFGPYPYNQAGAIIDRAPDVGYALESQTKPIFSSAPSVGTMAHELAHQWYGDSVSVAKWSDIWLNEGFATYASWLWTEHTGGATVQQTFDSSSNYGRAATSSFWQVVTADPGPEDMFGNVPYNRGAMTLHALRGKIGDTAFFTLIKDWTTQHRYGNASTADFIKAAEKVSGKDLKAFFDVWLYQKGKPTSW; this is translated from the coding sequence ATGACCTCGTCCCGCTCGCGCCGGGCGGTGCGGCTCGGCGGTGCGGCCCTCGCGGCCGCGCTGCTCGCCACCACCCAGGCGACCACGGCTCTCGCGGCCCCCGGCAAGCCCGGGGAGCCGCGCTTCTCCGCCGGCGCCCCCTCGCTCGGCGACCCGTACTTCCCCGACCAGGGCAACGGCGGCTACGACGTTCAGCACTATGACGTCACGTTCTCCTACGACCCCGCCACCAAGGTCATGGACGCCACGACGGTGATCACCGCGGTCGCCACCCAGGACCTCGACCAGTTCGACCTGGACTTCCGGGGCCCGGAGATCACGTCGCTGAAGGTGGGCAAGCACCCGGCCGACTTCCGCCGCGACGGGCAGGAGCTCGTCGTCACGCCGCGGCCGAAGCTCAAGGCCGGGGAGACGTTCACGGTCACGGTGACGTACGCCGGGACGCCGCCGGTCGTCACCGACCCCGACGGCTCGATCGAGGGCTGGGTGCCGACCGACGACGGCGCCTTCGTGCCGGGCGAGCCGCAGGGCGCCCCGGCCTGGCTGCCGTCCAACGACAGCCCCACGGACAAGGCGACGTTCACCTTCCACGCGACGGTCCCCGAGGGCGTCACGGTGGTCGGCAACGGCCGCCTGGTGTCCAAGACGACCGCGAAGGGCAAGACGACGTTCGTGTGGGACTCGGCCGAGCCGATGGCGACCTACCTCGCCACCGTGACGCTGGGGAACTTCACCGTGAACGAGACGACCACGCCGAGCGGCATCCCGGTCTACACGGCCGTGGACCCGCGTCTGGAGGCCCAGTCGGCGGCGGCCGTCGCCCGGATCCCCGACATCCTGGAGTTCTTCTCCTCGATCTTCGGGCCGTACCCGTACAACCAGGCGGGCGCCATCATCGACCGCGCGCCGGACGTCGGCTACGCCCTGGAGAGCCAGACCAAGCCGATCTTCTCCAGTGCGCCCAGCGTCGGCACGATGGCGCACGAGCTCGCGCACCAGTGGTACGGCGACAGCGTGAGCGTCGCCAAGTGGTCCGACATCTGGCTCAACGAGGGCTTCGCGACGTACGCGAGCTGGCTGTGGACCGAGCACACCGGCGGCGCCACCGTGCAGCAGACGTTCGACAGCTCCAGCAACTACGGCCGGGCGGCGACCTCGTCGTTCTGGCAGGTCGTCACGGCCGACCCCGGCCCCGAGGACATGTTCGGCAACGTGCCGTACAACCGCGGCGCGATGACGCTGCACGCGCTGCGCGGCAAGATCGGCGACACCGCCTTCTTCACGCTGATCAAGGACTGGACGACCCAGCACCGGTATGGCAACGCCAGCACCGCCGACTTCATCAAGGCGGCGGAGAAGGTCTCGGGCAAGGACCTGAAGGCGTTCTTCGACGTGTGGCTGTACCAGAAGGGCAAGCCCACCTCCTGGTGA
- a CDS encoding M14 family zinc carboxypeptidase, which yields MALGAAVLVSATLTPAAPALAAPGGKPGGKPPAGCSTDPNAHEAKVPSPEQFFGFPLGKGQPRVLTTEEIQKYVQAVGGASDRVVTGSVAHSVTGQDLPYAIVSDSHNMVPGQLKKIADQIRSLRDPRSLKADKAARIADDSPAIVWIAGNVHGGEKSGADASLKTLYELASGLSCDVAKRNDNLVTVIMPTQNPDGRDASRRTNEYGFDLNRDWFARTQPETDGKLEMLRRYPPQVFVDAHEMGGRQYFFPPNADPIHHEIADQPVDWINRIGAANAAGFGYNGACNDVVTTECYFNYATYDLFYMGYGDSVPATGFGAAGMTFEKGSSSAVEDRVQQQFNTQWATTGWAADNRREVLNGYYSIWQTALAEGAAGALEPNEVVQPANTVRFPVPDITIRSYFLLPDRQLGDVRRLVERLRRMDVEVYRVKKPVKVPSARVFGGRTASDVTVPEGAYWIPMDQPQKHWIQAVMGEDPYVPFPYFYDVSSWSNPLLAGVDTITTGDVVSPKADLVKDIDGGVASNAPKGGSYAYPMDSAAASELTFRLLGAGVPLTRDATSGVVSLPEAAMKRGDLDKLARSLGVTVEGVRTPASGAALRTPDVGLFAGTGISTTSGSYGEARYVLGDRWGLGLKPVTAADVNDNTPAFTERTVLLVPDGSSSNGGLTEQGLANLRQWVAAGGTYVGLRNEGTRVARAAGLTSTTEKAKPTGYQVIGSHFRVDVAQDSPVSLGRPAEDFQFNNGDPILNPSQTGVNVLTYPTDDTFWSNGYTVGAEALKGTASLVDEPTGAGHAVLFAYNPLFRAYNENGIHLLANAVLYPASQASPKAKLRVAPDTLRSAAATAEEPPNLGGEWRPIVIQVADADLARAQAVVERYTDTAQTASADGSSYITIPNPDGLPADEHPFVRDLVRDLGTAGIPLRSVVA from the coding sequence GTGGCGCTCGGCGCCGCCGTCCTGGTGTCGGCCACGCTGACGCCCGCGGCGCCGGCGCTGGCCGCGCCGGGCGGCAAGCCGGGTGGCAAGCCGCCCGCGGGGTGCAGCACCGACCCGAACGCCCACGAGGCCAAGGTGCCGTCCCCCGAGCAGTTCTTCGGCTTCCCGCTGGGCAAGGGCCAGCCCCGGGTGCTCACGACCGAAGAGATCCAGAAGTACGTCCAGGCCGTGGGCGGCGCCTCGGACCGCGTGGTCACGGGCAGCGTGGCGCACAGCGTGACCGGCCAGGACCTGCCGTACGCCATCGTGTCCGACTCCCACAACATGGTGCCCGGGCAGCTCAAGAAGATCGCGGACCAGATCCGCTCGCTGCGCGACCCGAGGTCGCTGAAGGCGGACAAGGCGGCGCGCATCGCCGACGACTCGCCCGCCATCGTCTGGATCGCGGGCAACGTGCACGGCGGCGAGAAGAGCGGCGCCGACGCCTCGCTCAAGACCCTGTACGAGCTGGCCAGCGGCCTGTCCTGCGACGTCGCCAAGCGCAACGACAACCTGGTCACGGTCATCATGCCGACCCAGAACCCGGACGGCCGCGACGCGAGCCGCCGGACGAACGAGTACGGCTTCGACCTCAACCGCGACTGGTTCGCCCGCACCCAGCCGGAGACCGACGGCAAGCTCGAGATGCTGCGCCGCTATCCGCCGCAGGTCTTCGTCGACGCGCACGAGATGGGCGGCAGGCAGTACTTCTTCCCGCCGAACGCCGACCCGATCCACCACGAGATCGCCGACCAGCCGGTGGACTGGATCAACCGCATCGGCGCGGCGAACGCCGCCGGTTTCGGTTACAACGGCGCCTGCAACGACGTGGTCACCACCGAGTGCTACTTCAACTACGCGACGTACGACCTGTTCTACATGGGCTACGGCGACAGCGTCCCGGCCACGGGCTTCGGCGCCGCCGGCATGACGTTCGAGAAGGGCAGCTCGTCGGCGGTCGAAGACCGGGTGCAGCAGCAGTTCAACACCCAGTGGGCCACGACCGGCTGGGCCGCCGACAACCGGCGCGAGGTGCTGAACGGCTACTACTCGATCTGGCAGACCGCGCTGGCCGAGGGCGCCGCGGGCGCCCTGGAGCCGAACGAGGTCGTGCAGCCGGCCAACACCGTCCGGTTCCCGGTGCCCGACATCACGATCCGGTCCTACTTCCTGCTGCCCGACCGGCAGCTCGGCGACGTACGCCGCCTGGTCGAGCGGCTGCGCCGCATGGACGTCGAGGTCTACCGGGTGAAGAAGCCCGTGAAGGTGCCCTCCGCGCGGGTCTTCGGCGGCCGGACGGCCAGTGACGTGACGGTGCCCGAGGGCGCCTACTGGATCCCCATGGACCAGCCGCAGAAGCACTGGATCCAGGCGGTCATGGGCGAGGACCCCTACGTCCCGTTCCCGTACTTCTACGACGTCTCCTCGTGGAGCAACCCGCTGCTCGCCGGCGTGGACACCATCACCACCGGTGACGTGGTGTCGCCGAAGGCCGACCTCGTCAAGGACATCGACGGCGGCGTCGCCTCCAACGCGCCCAAGGGCGGGTCGTACGCCTACCCGATGGACTCCGCCGCCGCCTCCGAGCTGACCTTCCGGCTGCTCGGCGCGGGCGTGCCGCTCACGCGTGACGCCACCAGCGGGGTCGTCAGCCTGCCCGAGGCCGCCATGAAGCGCGGCGATCTGGACAAGCTGGCCCGCTCGCTGGGCGTGACGGTCGAGGGCGTCCGCACCCCCGCGTCCGGCGCCGCGCTGCGCACCCCCGACGTCGGCCTGTTCGCCGGCACCGGCATCTCCACCACCTCCGGGTCGTACGGCGAGGCCCGCTACGTGCTCGGCGACCGCTGGGGTCTCGGCCTCAAGCCGGTGACCGCGGCCGACGTCAACGACAACACCCCCGCCTTCACCGAGCGGACCGTCCTGCTCGTCCCGGACGGCAGCAGCTCCAACGGCGGCCTGACCGAGCAGGGCCTGGCCAACCTCAGGCAGTGGGTGGCCGCGGGCGGCACGTACGTCGGGCTGCGCAACGAGGGCACCCGGGTGGCCAGGGCCGCCGGCCTCACCTCCACGACCGAGAAGGCCAAGCCGACCGGTTACCAGGTCATCGGCTCGCACTTCCGGGTGGACGTGGCCCAGGACAGCCCGGTGTCGCTCGGCCGTCCGGCGGAGGACTTCCAGTTCAACAACGGCGACCCGATCCTCAACCCCAGCCAGACCGGCGTGAACGTGCTCACCTACCCCACGGACGACACGTTCTGGTCCAACGGCTACACGGTGGGCGCCGAGGCGCTCAAGGGCACGGCCTCCCTCGTCGACGAGCCGACCGGCGCCGGGCACGCCGTGCTGTTCGCGTACAACCCGCTGTTCCGGGCGTACAACGAGAACGGCATCCACCTGCTCGCCAACGCCGTGCTCTACCCGGCGTCGCAGGCCTCGCCCAAGGCGAAGCTCCGCGTCGCTCCGGACACGCTGCGCAGCGCCGCGGCGACGGCCGAGGAGCCGCCGAACCTCGGCGGCGAGTGGCGTCCGATCGTCATCCAGGTGGCCGACGCCGACCTGGCGCGGGCGCAGGCGGTGGTCGAGCGCTACACGGACACGGCGCAGACCGCGTCCGCGGACGGCTCGTCCTACATCACGATCCCGAACCCCGACGGCCTGCCCGCTGACGAGCACCCGTTCGTCCGCGACCTGGTCCGCGACCTCGGCACAGCGGGCATCCCGCTCCGGTCCGTCGTCGCCTGA
- a CDS encoding response regulator transcription factor: MTPVTVVLVDDQALLRQGLRKLLEVEDGIEVVGEAADGHEALRVIGERRPHVALVDMRMPGMNGVELIVRLAAGHPEVAVVVLSTFDEDEYIFGALRGGATGYLLKDCSPEELVSAVHRVSRGETVLGSPVAARLVAELRHLPVNAVAFRGRELLSAREVEVARMVAAGAADREIAARLCITEGTVKNHVSSVLRKLGLRDRTQLALHLRP, encoded by the coding sequence GTGACGCCGGTCACGGTGGTGCTGGTGGACGACCAGGCGCTGCTGCGCCAGGGCCTGCGCAAGCTGCTGGAGGTCGAGGACGGCATCGAGGTCGTCGGCGAGGCGGCCGACGGCCACGAGGCGCTGCGGGTGATCGGCGAGCGACGGCCGCACGTGGCGCTCGTGGACATGCGCATGCCGGGCATGAACGGCGTGGAGCTGATCGTCCGTCTGGCCGCCGGGCATCCGGAGGTGGCGGTCGTCGTGCTCAGCACGTTCGACGAGGACGAGTACATCTTCGGCGCGCTGCGCGGCGGCGCGACCGGCTATCTGCTGAAGGACTGCTCGCCGGAGGAGCTGGTCTCGGCCGTCCACCGGGTGAGCCGCGGGGAGACCGTGCTGGGCAGCCCGGTGGCGGCCCGGCTGGTCGCCGAGCTGCGGCACCTGCCGGTGAACGCGGTCGCCTTCCGCGGGCGGGAGCTGCTGTCGGCCCGCGAGGTGGAGGTGGCGCGGATGGTCGCCGCCGGGGCGGCCGACAGGGAGATCGCGGCCCGGCTGTGCATCACCGAGGGCACGGTCAAGAACCACGTGTCGAGCGTGCTGCGCAAGCTGGGCCTGCGCGACCGCACCCAGCTCGCCCTGCACCTGCGCCCCTGA